The genomic stretch GCGCATATACAACCAGGAGGTTGGCTTAGAAGCAGCCACCCTTTAAAGAGTGCGTAATAGCTCACTGGTCGAGTGCCCCTGCGCCGAAAATGTAATCGGGACTAAGCGTAGTGCCGAAATTACGGATTCCTAGCAATAGGAGTGGTAGAGGAGCGTTCTGTATCCCGCTGAAGGTGGCCCGAAAGGGTAGCTGGAGGGTTCAGAAGTGAAGATGCTGGCATGAGTAGCGCGAGGGGAGTGAGATTCTCCCCCACCGATAGCCTAAGGTTTCCCCGGGAAGGCCAATCCGCCGGGGGTTAGTCGGTTCCTAAGATGAGGCTGAATAGCGTAGTCGATGGGAAGCAGGTTCATATTCCTGCACCAACTGTTTTGTGCGATGGGGTGACGCAGAAGGATAATAAGAGCGGGCTTTTGGATATGTCCGTTCCTTACGCGAGGTGTTGAGAGAGGTAGGAAAATCCGCCTTTTGAGCTGAGCGTGGGGGGGAGACCACTGAGAGTGGGTTAAGCTTATGATTTCAGGCTGCCGAGAAATAGCCTCTAAGTTTAGGAACAGTTGACCGTACCGCAAACCGACACAGGTAGGCAAGTAGAGAATACTAAGGTGTTCGAGATAACTCTCGCTAAGGAACTCGGCAAATTACCCTCGTAACTTCGGGATAAGAGGGCCCTACGCAAGTAGGGGGCACAGAAATGGGGGTAGCGACTGTTTACCAAAAACACAGGACTCTGCAAACGCGGAAGCGGATGTATAGGGTCTGACACCTGCCCGGTGCTGGAAGGTTAAGAGGACTTGTTAGCAGCAATGCGAAGCTCGGAATCGAAGCCCCAGTAAACGGCGGCCGTAACTATGACGGTCCTAAGGTAGCGAAATTCCTTGTCGGGTAAGTTCCGACCTGCACGAATGGTGTAACGACTTCCCTACTGTCTCAGCGAGAGTCTCGGCGAAATTGTAGTACCCGTGAAGATGCGGGTTACCTGCGATAGGACGGAAAGACCCCGTGAACCTTTACTGTACCCTGGCATTGAACTTTGGTTCTGTATGTGTAGGATAGGTGGGAGGCTTTGAAGTTTGCACGCTAGTGTGGATGGAGCCAACGTTGAAATACCACCCTTACAGGACTCGAGTTCTAACCGAATGAAACAACATTCGAGACATTGTCAGGCGGGCAGTTTGACTGGGGCGGTCGCCTCCTAAAGAGTAACGGAGGCGCCCAAAGGTTCCCTCAGCGTGGACGGAAATCACGCAAAGAGTGTAATGGCATAAGGGAGCTTAACTGTGAGACCAACAAGTCGAGCAGGTGCGAAAGCAGGGCATAGTGATCCGGTGGTTCTGTGTGGAAGGGCCATCGCTCAACGGATAAAAGGTACTCCGGGGATAACAGGCTGATCGCGTCCAAGAGTCCATATCGACGACGCGGTTTGGCACCTCGATGTCGGCTCGTCGCATCCTGGGGCTGAAGCAGGTCCCAAGGGTATGGCTGTTCGCCATTTAAAGCGGTACGCGAGCTGGGTTCAGAACGTCGTGAGACAGTTCGGTCCCTATCCATCGCAGGCGTTGGAGATTTGACGGGAGCTGACCCTAGTACGAGAGGACCGGGTTGGACGAACCTCTAGTGCATCTGTTGTCACACCAGTGGCATGGCAGAGTAGCTACGTTCGGTCGGGATAACCGCTGAAAGCATATAAGTGGGAAGCCCACCTGAAGATAAGATCTCCCTGAAGAGTCCAGGCAGACGACCTGGTTGATAGGTCACAGGTGTAAGTTCAGTAATGGATTCAGCCAAGTGATACTAATCGCTCGATCGGCTTGACCATATTACAATATACAAGATTACGATCTTGTATGTCATTGAAAGCGTTGTTTGTTTTACTTTGTTCTGTTTGGCCGTCTGCGCCGAACGACTTTGATGCTAGAGCTCGAAACTCACGCATCAAGTCGGGGTGCTCGCAGTCGCGGCAGTGCCGCTTGGTGCTCCGCAGGCTTTCCCTCATAGGGATAGATAGAACCTTTGTCGTATACAAGTGTTGGGAGAAGCTCTAGGTCGAAAGATTCGGGGCTTTTTTTATGTCTGGAGGAAAAGTTTTGTTTTCTTGATTCGAGATGGAAATAGTTCTCATGATGTAGTTGGTTTACATTTTTAAGCGTCCATGGATGGACGCGTTAGCGAATTCCGACCAGGATGGGAGGATGAGCGAAAAATGGGAACCATCTACAAATGAGTGAAATCAATGCGAAGCTCGCGAGTCTGGGCAGGATGCCCAGTCGAGCAGGAGATGGGAAAACATGAAGCCATGGCCAAAGCTCGCCAGTCGAGAGGTGATTGTTACATTAGTTAAAGTTGGAAAGGCAATTGGAGTTGGTATAAAAGTTATAAAATACTCGCTAATATCAATTAGTCGCAAATAGATCATGCAAGAAATACTTTCCAAAGAATAGTCCTTTTTTCCCTTCCAATCACCTACTGAAACGAACAAATTTAGGTCTATGATTCCAATAAAAATTCTGTTACTTTTGAGGCCTAAAGTTGTTTTTTATTCGTGTGATGAGAACGTGAGGCGAATCGAGACAGTTCGTTCAGAACATGATTCACCTTATCAATGTGCAAATCATTGTTAGTTTTGACCCTTTGTTTCTAAGTTAGTTTCGAATATTGGAATCACTCTGGAAGAAATTCAGATACTTAATTTATTTTCTTTACATGATTTAGATAATAACCCCATATAACGAAATTAAGGAGAACAAAAATGAAAAAAATATTTCTATTTGGAATACTCGTTTTACTGTCAAATTGTGTGACTGCTGGAAAAGTAGGTTACTTAGTACCAGCAGAAAATGATTCAGCAGAATTATCGGATACAGTGTTAGGTGAAAAATGTGGAACGATAATCATCGGGATTTATGACGATGTTTTTGCAGATGCAAAAGCAAAAGGGAATGTCAAAAATCAGAATGTTGGTTTAAAGTGGGAATCAGGATTTACTTCCGCTTGCGCACAACTTAGAAAGCTTAAATAATAGGTAAGGAAAAATATGAATATGAAATGGTTATCTATCTTAGCAGTCGCTTTTGTTGTTAATTGTTCCTATAAAGTTGGAAATTTTAAAGAAGTATCTTTAGAAGCTCCATCAAATCTAGAAGTTGTTGGAACAGGTACAGTAGAAGGTCGTGAATGTGGTTTTTCACTTTTTAATAATACTTGGTACAATCAAAATATTGCAGCAGCAGCGCGTGATGCTTTGAGTTATGCTCCGGGTGCTACTGGTTTGAAAGACGTAACAATCAAGGGAAAACATGGAGTTTTTCTTTTCTTGAATTGTGTTTATGTAGAAGGAACTCCCGTTGTTGAAAAAGCAGCTGGAAAGAAAAAGTAAATTAACTTCTTTTGCATAGGGAATTTTCCCTATGTGAATTTCCTTTTTAAATACTTGGCAAATTTTTTTTCTTTTATTTATATCTCTACCTTTTCAAAACCCTCTGTATTGTAGTGTTTCCACAATAATCTTTTTTTAATCAATTGAGAAATTCGAAAACTAATTACTCTATGTTTTACTTGAAGTGGAAAGGGGATCCTCTTTCCATTGCATAGAATAGAGGATACAGTTTGTCTCAGTTCATTATTTTGGATTTGATTCCAATAATAAATTTATGTAAGGGAATTGATAGATATGAAATTAAGTATTGAAGTTATTCAATTTTTATCGGATCTTAAAAAAAATAATAAGAGAGATTGGTTTTTAGAGAATAAATCTAGATTTGACGAGATACAAAAAGAATTATTATCCTATACTGGTGCCTTATTATCTGGGATAGAAAAATTTGATAGTTCTGTGAAAGGTATAGATCCAAAATCTTGTATCTTTCGAATTTATAAAGATGTACGTTTTTCCAAAGATAAAAGTCCTTATAAAACTCACTTTGGGATTTTTATGAGAGGTGGGAATCGAAAGATAGATGGAACTGGGTATTATCTCCATATAGAACCTGATGGTTCTTTGTTAGGCGGAGGTTGTTACCAACCCGATGCACAATCATTATATAAAATTCGAGATCGAATTGCTAACGATTCAAAAGGATTTCTAAAAATTATAAATGATGCGAAATTTTATGATACATTTGGAAAAGAATTTTATGCAGAGAAGGTAAAAACGGTTCCAAGAGGTTTTGCCAAAGATCATCCTATGATTGAGACCCTAAAGTATAAGGGGTTTGCAGTGGCAAAAAATTTAAAGAATGGAGATTTAACTTCTAAACTGAGCAGTGAGGATCTTGTAAAATTGTTTCGGTTTGTGTATCCACTGAATCAATTTTTGGACCAAGCTATGAATCGAAAATAAAGGATCAAGGTGCTCATTAATGAGCATGAGGCACTATGATCCACGTTTTTTTGCAAAGAAAATTATTGAGTCTGATGGATGATTATTTTGACGATTTAGAAACTAAATAGGAAACGAAGATAATCACCAATAAAGAGTCAAAAACCAAAGCGGGACTTGATTTCGCTAAATAAGCTTGTCCATAAACTAAATTTAAAAGTATAAAAATACTTTTACTAATAGAAGCAACAACTAGAACTAAATTACGATTTGGTTCATGATATGCTCCATACACTAACATACCACCTACGATGGCAATAAGTGCTCCCCAATTGCGAACGATGATGTTTGCTAAATTTCCATCCATTGTTTCTCCAAAAGTCAATGTTAGACCCAGGTTAGGATGTAATGCAGATAAAATCATTGAACATGTGATGAGTCCAGAGACTAACATGATCCATTTGATATTTGAAAAAATCAATTTCATTAGAAATACCTCGGACCAAAGAGAGCATACTTATTTTATTTAGCGAGAATATTTTTTGCGAAACCTAAGAAGATTTTTTATTAAAATGAACTTTGGAAAAATTCGTTCTCAAATGGATCAGAAAAAGTAAGTATCTTTAATCCACCAATTTAAAGTTAGATTGTCTTATGAATTCACTATGGGTGAATCGATCAATTTAATTGAGTGCTATCGACTTCCTTTTTTATATGTTTTTAAATATAGAACGATTTCATTGGTTTTGGGATCATCATAGTATTGGTTGATAAAATCGAAAATTGATTGTCCTTCTTTATCTTTGGAATGGACGTTTGCACCATTTTTGATTAGGATTTTGACTAAATTTAAATTCTGAGATCTTCTTTCAATGAGTAAACGAAGGATTGATCTGCCTGAACTATCTTCGGCGTTCACATCCGCTTTTTTCTTCATCATGTAGGAAACAATTTCTAGATTTGGATTTTCAATTAATGTTAAATACATGAGGGCTGAGTAGTGGTTTTTATCAATTGCATTGATATTTACTCCTTGTTCTACAAAGAGTCGAATGAGTTTAAAATTGTTAGGATTAAGATTTGTTGTGAGAGTTAAGGTCGTAGGTCCACTCCCATCAAAATTTGGCTTTAATCCATAATCTAACATAAGTTTGATTAAATCATATTGATTGTTTTTGATGGCAGGATGGATTAAGTGGCGTCCATGAATATTAAAAACATTTACATTTGCTTTATTTTGAATTAAATAACGTGCGATATTCACTCGGTTTCTATCGAGAGCATAGAATAGAGCAGTTTCCCCGTTTTTGTCCTTTGCTTCTAGGTTGGCACCTGCAGTAACAATTTTTTTTATTTTATCTAGATCGGATTGTATGACTGCTTTGTGTAATTCAGGTAAACTTTGGAATTCGCGGAAGTTGTCGATTTGGTTTTCAATACTATGGTAACCTTTCTTAACTGCGTCGATGACAAGAACAGGAGAAAGGATGATATAATGATACCATTCTAATTTAACCATATCTTTGCTTTGGCAAAAAATTGAATTGGGTAGGAAACAAAAGAGTAGAATTGCCAATCCGATTTGAAAATTTTTAAATGGTAACATTTTTGAAAGTATCAGATCCTTAAAATCGATGCAAATGGGTTTCTGGATTGAATCAATTTACAATCGTATCTTTTATTTTGGAAAGGATTTTGGCAAAAAAATTTCCTATTAAAAACAAGACAATGCTAAAGAGTAAATTCCTTAAAGGCTCATACCATAATTCGTAAAAAGAATTGATAATGGCATAATCTGGGTTGTCTGCAGAGAGATATAAAGGAACTGGTTGTCCGATTTGGTAATGATTGCCCACTTCCCCTAAAATTTTGCCATGAAATTCATATATTTCTCCATTCACTTGGTATTTGATAATTGGTCTTAGGATGTAGTGGGTCGAACCGTAACGTTTGTTACCTGTTTGTGTAGAATAATCTGTTTCTTTGTAAGATGATATAACTTTACCAAATATTTTGGTTCCAGTTTGAATGGTGATGATTTTGCCTAAACTAACATAAAGCGAAGTAAAGAAGAGATACAGAGCAAACAACTGCACTAAGCGCGATAGGATTTTTATTTTCATACAAGAGACTCATCAGAATGGATACAATTACCCCTTTCAATCAAAAAAACAATCTTCAGCATACAAAAATACTTGAGACTATTTACTACAGATCTTAGGATTATGATTGTGCCCATAGTCATTTTATGTTTCTTCTTTTTTTCTTGTTCTGAAACCATATCGGAAAATCGGTATCTACCAGAATCCTTACCTTCTGAAGAGTTGATTAAGGAAACACTTTCTTCAGAAATTCATTTAAACCAATTGAATGAGAAAGCGAAGAGCCTTGAATATACATTACAAGAATGGAAGGAGACTGAGAAAAAACTTGTTTCTGAAATGGACATCAATCGTTATTGGGGTTCGGAGAAAAAACAGTTACGAAGTTCGATACAGGATACAGATGCAATTGATCGCTTGCGCGAAATGATTCGTATCCGCATTGTTTGGAGTCGTATCTTTCAAAAAACGAATATAAGTATAAAACAAAAACCTTTTGACCAATCAAGAGCAAGTTTACTTTCCAAAATAAATCTTTCATTCTCACCTCAATTTGGCCAACCCAATTCAAAATGGGTGATTATCGAGTGGAGCGATTATTTATGTAGTTTTTGTAAAGAAACCTTCCCTCATACGAAAAAACTTCTAACAAAATACAAAAATCAAATTCATTATATCCATAAAGATTTTCCATTGGATGGTGATACAGACCAAAGTTTAGCACCACTCGTTGTGTCACGTTGTTTGTGGGAAAATGATCCAGTTCATTTTACAGAACATATGCAAAACCTTTATGCCAATGCAAAAACGATGATCAAGTCTGAAGTTCCAATACCCAACCAATCGAGTATTTGGTCTGAATGTGATTCACGAAGAGAAACAAAAAAATACCTAGACCTAGTCAAAAAGGACTTGGAAGAAGCAAAAAAACTTGGAGTCACTTCAATCCCTACATTTTGGGTGAATGGTAAATGGGTTGTTGGTGCATTAAACCAAGATACTTGGGAAAGGGTTCTAAAAGATACGTCCCCATAAAAAATTTCTTGCCTTTTTTCCGTACAATGGGTTCTTTTAAATCCACATTTTCAAAGGACCAATAATGAAACTCAAATCCAGTCTATTTTTTGTTTTGATTCTAATGGTGACATTCGCTGTCAATTGTGGGAAAAAACTCCATTTTTCAATGGTGACATCCACATCTATGGAGAATGGTCTCCCCTTTTTGGTGTTAGATGGCAAAGAATGGAAGGCTGAGCCAGGTGCAGAATTTGTTAAATTGCATTTTTACGCAGACAATGCATTCCCATTAACGAAAGTATCCATCGAATCTTGTAATGGACAATTTAAAGACCGAGTGGCTGCTTATGTAAACTTTGATGAAGTGTATGCAAGTACGGACATCGAAAAATCGAACTCGGAAGTTATTTTTGATCCAGTTGTACAAGCAAGATCGGTGACTTTGAATTTTCAAAGAAACCAAAATATATGCCTAAAGGCAGTCAAATTTTACGATGATGCCAAAAAAGCATATCGAACTTATACACCAGAAATTGTTTCGGGAACAGTAACTGCATCAGAAACTGCATCACCTGAGCCAACATATTCTGTAATGAATCTATTTGATTCGAAATATGAAAATGGATATGCATCAGTCAAAGGTGGAGTTGGCGTAACATTTAACTTTGATTTTGCGGATACAAAAAAGATTTCTGTCATTAAAGTTTGGAATGGTTACCAAAGGTCCGATGTCCATTGTATCAAAAATGGTAGAGTCAAAACATTTTTATTAACTGGTGACGATGGTTATTCCGCTAAAATCAATGTAGAAGATACAATGGGTAGCCAAGAAATCCAACTGCCTTCAACTTTTAAA from Leptospira levettii encodes the following:
- a CDS encoding ankyrin repeat domain-containing protein; translated protein: MVKLEWYHYIILSPVLVIDAVKKGYHSIENQIDNFREFQSLPELHKAVIQSDLDKIKKIVTAGANLEAKDKNGETALFYALDRNRVNIARYLIQNKANVNVFNIHGRHLIHPAIKNNQYDLIKLMLDYGLKPNFDGSGPTTLTLTTNLNPNNFKLIRLFVEQGVNINAIDKNHYSALMYLTLIENPNLEIVSYMMKKKADVNAEDSSGRSILRLLIERRSQNLNLVKILIKNGANVHSKDKEGQSIFDFINQYYDDPKTNEIVLYLKTYKKGSR
- a CDS encoding thioredoxin domain-containing protein is translated as MIVPIVILCFFFFSCSETISENRYLPESLPSEELIKETLSSEIHLNQLNEKAKSLEYTLQEWKETEKKLVSEMDINRYWGSEKKQLRSSIQDTDAIDRLREMIRIRIVWSRIFQKTNISIKQKPFDQSRASLLSKINLSFSPQFGQPNSKWVIIEWSDYLCSFCKETFPHTKKLLTKYKNQIHYIHKDFPLDGDTDQSLAPLVVSRCLWENDPVHFTEHMQNLYANAKTMIKSEVPIPNQSSIWSECDSRRETKKYLDLVKKDLEEAKKLGVTSIPTFWVNGKWVVGALNQDTWERVLKDTSP
- a CDS encoding DUF2461 domain-containing protein, encoding MKLSIEVIQFLSDLKKNNKRDWFLENKSRFDEIQKELLSYTGALLSGIEKFDSSVKGIDPKSCIFRIYKDVRFSKDKSPYKTHFGIFMRGGNRKIDGTGYYLHIEPDGSLLGGGCYQPDAQSLYKIRDRIANDSKGFLKIINDAKFYDTFGKEFYAEKVKTVPRGFAKDHPMIETLKYKGFAVAKNLKNGDLTSKLSSEDLVKLFRFVYPLNQFLDQAMNRK
- a CDS encoding DUF3592 domain-containing protein — its product is MKIKILSRLVQLFALYLFFTSLYVSLGKIITIQTGTKIFGKVISSYKETDYSTQTGNKRYGSTHYILRPIIKYQVNGEIYEFHGKILGEVGNHYQIGQPVPLYLSADNPDYAIINSFYELWYEPLRNLLFSIVLFLIGNFFAKILSKIKDTIVN
- a CDS encoding NADase-type glycan-binding domain-containing protein: MKLKSSLFFVLILMVTFAVNCGKKLHFSMVTSTSMENGLPFLVLDGKEWKAEPGAEFVKLHFYADNAFPLTKVSIESCNGQFKDRVAAYVNFDEVYASTDIEKSNSEVIFDPVVQARSVTLNFQRNQNICLKAVKFYDDAKKAYRTYTPEIVSGTVTASETASPEPTYSVMNLFDSKYENGYASVKGGVGVTFNFDFADTKKISVIKVWNGYQRSDVHCIKNGRVKTFLLTGDDGYSAKINVEDTMGSQEIQLPSTFKGKKLTMKVEEIYPGLTEKGIVLSELRFGHDGDWFAMDTLPKSKDTAAKNFDSFSKSSLRMVLNRGLTGREVYAVSGDEAVVDQPAGAENQVAMEENMDPPTSSDWTIRLRSDGTFFLEGSTARTNYDAGEESSNRFYGLGNYEVKEMNPGKIQLRIFGFLRKQTFTNFLDYGGGDCNGCGRDCNLVKNPDPNNTEKIFQEFVTLQVKGKQFYLINSKKTDNLDFSTLELNLE